CTCCTATCATGTAGCCCTTCAAACACAAAAGTTGCTAATAGCTTCTAAATTCACAGcttatcaaaaaaaaaactccGAAAATGTAACAGACAACCCAAAAAACCAAACGTTCTTCTAATAAACACCTATAATACTCCCAAAACCTTATACCAGTCCTCCGGATACAGCAACTACACGCTTAATGCTTATCTGAATGTTGACTATTGCAACTTGTGAAGCCCCATCCGATGAGACTCATAAGCCCTTTTATATTGCTGCAAAAGACgacaaaagaaatgattCGTACTACACGATTGATATACACCCCATGCGCACTATCAATTAGTTTGTGAGGCAATTCATACTTCTTTGCATCTTATATTGTTGGCATTTATAGTACAAGTGTGGTACATAGCTCTGTCATTATTTCaattaaatatattaagaTAGTCTAGTTAGTCTTCAGTTGAGGATCAATGGTGGTGCCAAATTCTTTGTCTCCATGTCGATGCATAACAAAGTTTGTGTCAAACCAGTCTAAAAGTTCTGGGTAGCTCCTTTGCAACATCATCTCCTTGAGTAATTTACGTCTTATACCCATGTTTTCCAGCATACAATATAGGTGATGCTGTGTTAATGCAAACGGCAAGGTGTTATACTCGGTAGTCCAGTACCAAAACCATTCGACACACCCCCAGGGACATTTATCATGGCCTGCAAATAGTGCAGGATTTGCAAGCACACCGCGCACAGCCATTACGCCTTGTACACCTGTATAATCGCTAATATGTTTGAAATCTTTCATGGTAAAGCAATCTCCGTTAGCCACAACAGGTACATTCTTgtctttgattttatctACAATGTACTTTATAGCTTCAAGATTAACTGGTTGTGATGACCTTGTGGTCCGCGTGCGCCCATGAATTGTTATCCAATCAACGCCGCTATCACATAATCTGCGACACAGATTAACTGTAACGTCCCAATCATCATGAATTCTTATCTTTGTCTCCAATCTTAACTTGGCACCATACTTACTCTTGACACTTTTAACCATTTCACATAACAAGTCTGGGTTATAGATCAACGCACAGCCGATACCTTCCCGTATCTGTTCTCTGATAGGACACCCACAGTTAATTCCAATACCATCGCAGAATGGGGCAACCATCTCAGCGAACTTCATCAAATCACCAACGTTGTTCACACCTACTTGCACGATCAAGGGTGtatcatttttgtttgtagTCAGATCCGCAATTCTAGCCTGCTGATTCCTTACAAACTCACGCGCTAGAATCATGGGTGTGTAAACTATATCCGTATCGTACTGCCTACATGTTTGTCTAAATGGCAACTTTGAATACCTCACCATTGGCCCAGCTA
This is a stretch of genomic DNA from Nakaseomyces glabratus chromosome M, complete sequence. It encodes these proteins:
- the DUS4 gene encoding tRNA dihydrouridine synthase (CAGL0M09911g~Ortholog(s) have tRNA dihydrouridine synthase activity, role in tRNA modification and mitochondrion localization); this translates as MIEVPVPKELTKENDPLHIIKTRAQTHGRPATIAGPMVRYSKLPFRQTCRQYDTDIVYTPMILAREFVRNQQARIADLTTNKNDTPLIVQVGVNNVGDLMKFAEMVAPFCDGIGINCGCPIREQIREGIGCALIYNPDLLCEMVKSVKSKYGAKLRLETKIRIHDDWDVTVNLCRRLCDSGVDWITIHGRTRTTRSSQPVNLEAIKYIVDKIKDKNVPVVANGDCFTMKDFKHISDYTGVQGVMAVRGVLANPALFAGHDKCPWGCVEWFWYWTTEYNTLPFALTQHHLYCMLENMGIRRKLLKEMMLQRSYPELLDWFDTNFVMHRHGDKEFGTTIDPQLKTN